From the genome of Nerophis ophidion isolate RoL-2023_Sa linkage group LG25, RoL_Noph_v1.0, whole genome shotgun sequence, one region includes:
- the LOC133542806 gene encoding C-C motif chemokine 22-like produces MKAQRPLKMRNPAVTMKTLVLLTLVCFQQVSVCSGANTLLKNCCPGIGKISIPLNNVQHLERTSESCKPNAVIVTTVKGRRVCLDPSWAWTKYLLEKSSGNNPSPPECCIKHRVVEVL; encoded by the exons ATGAAAGCTCAAAGACCTCTGAAGATGAGAAACCCAGCTGTCACCATGAAGACACTTGTACTGCTCACTCTGGTGTGTTTTCAGCAAGTCAGCGTGTGTTCAG GCGcaaacaccttgttgaagaaTTGCTGCCCTGGCATCGGAAAAATATCTATCCCATTGAATAATGTCCAACATCTAGAAAGAACATCAGAGAGCTGCAAGCCCAATGCTGTTAT AGTCACAACAGTGAAGGGTAGACGTGTTTGCCTCGACCCCAGCTGGGCGTGGACAAAATATCTGTTGGAAAAATCATCAGGCAACAACCCATCTCCACCGGAATGCTGTATAAAACATAGGGTTGTTGAAGTCCTGTGA